The following proteins are encoded in a genomic region of Drosophila miranda strain MSH22 chromosome 4, D.miranda_PacBio2.1, whole genome shotgun sequence:
- the LOC108162501 gene encoding calcium/calmodulin-dependent 3',5'-cyclic nucleotide phosphodiesterase 1 isoform X10, whose product MLRPGTGRGGQRCNGVLAVSEAGIERDDPSKSRITRRLTVITIVVVVAVRAMSRLRRESSRQSVITVELIQFIIQYRAQETQDKKKRRLADEDDELSEVQPDAVPPEVREWLASTFTRQMATSRRKSDEKPKFRSVAHAIRAGIFVDRIYRRVSSSALMQFPPDVVKLLKNLDDWTFDVFALTEAASGQVVKYVAYDLLNRYGVIHKFKIAPGVLEAFLHRVEEGYCRYRNPYHNNLHAVDVMQTIHYCLCNTGLMNWLTDLEIFASLLAALLHDYEHTGTTNNFHVMSGSETALMYNDRAVLENHHVSASFRLLREDEYNILSHLSREEYREMRTLVIDMVLGTDMTNHFQQMKTMRNLLTLQEATIDKSKVLSLVLHCCDISHPAKQWGVHQRWTMLLLEEFFRQGDLEKELGLPFSPLCDRNNTLVAESQICFIDFIVEPSMGVMSDMLEYILTPIAPVLKTKPLPLLEQDGASLVGGSRPSDRRTDEKSSDCSAPPMARKSLTGGTTSKFVVPKPWLLCLAENKKIWKEQAVKDAESRALATAAEEAAANAAEDGDKPAAETEAGGEETAAATEAEAAADGGAAT is encoded by the exons ATGTTGAGGCCAGGCACTGGAAGGGGCGGCCAGCGGTGTAACGGTGTTCTAGCTGTATCTGAGGCAGGAATCGAAAGAGACGACCCATCAAAGAGTCGAATCACCAGGCGGCTAACCGTCATTACCATCGTGGTCGTCGTCGCCGTGCGCGCCATGAGTCGTCTGCGGCGTGAGAGTAGCCGACAAAGCGTCATCACCGTCGAGCTGATACAGTTCATAATTCAGTATCGTGCCCAGGAGACGCAGGACAAGAAGAAAAG GCGCCTGGCCGACGAGGACGATGAATTATCGGAGGTGCAACCGGATGCAGTGCCACCGGAGGTGCGCGAGTGGTTGGCCTCCACGTTCACGCGCCAGATGGCCACCAGCCGCCGCAAGAGCGACGAGAAGCCCAAGTTCCGTTCGGTGGCCCATGCCATACGGGCTGGCATCTTTGTGGACCGCATTTACAGGCGCGTATCCAGCTCGGCATTGATGCAATTTCCACCCGATGTGGTCAAGCTACTTAAG AACCTGGATGACTGGACATTCGATGTTTTTGCTCTGACGGAGGCGGCCAGCGGACAGGTGGTCAAATATGTGGCCTACGACCTGTTGAATCGCTACGGAGTGATACACAAATTTAAGATTGCACCCGGCGTGCTGGAGGCGTTCCTACACCGCGTGGAGGAGGGCTACTGTCGGTACCGCAATCCGTACCACAACAATCTGCACGCGGTGGATGTGATGCAGACGATCCACTACTGTCTGTGCAACACGGGCCTGATGAACTGGCTGACGGACCTGGAGATATTCGCCTCGCTGCTGGCCGCCCTGCTGCACGATTACGAGCACACGGGCACCACCAACAACTTCCACGTGATGTCCGGCTCAGAGACGGCGCTGATGTACAACGACCGGGCGGTGCTGGAGAACCACCATGTGAGCGCCAGCTTCCGGCTGCTGCGGGAGGACGAGTACAACATATTGTCGCATTTGTCGCGCGAGGAGTACCGCGAGATGCGCACCTTGGTGATCGACATGGTGCTGGGCACCGACATGACCAATCACTTCCAGCAGATGAAGACAATGCGCAACCTGCTGACGCTGCAGGAGGCGACCATTGACAAGTCGAAGGTGCTGTCCCTGGTGCTGCACTGCTGTGATATCTCCCATCCGGCCAAACAGTGGGGCGTGCACCAGCGCTGGACCATGCTGTTGCTGGAGGAGTTCTTCCGCCAGGGCGACCTCGAGAAGGAGCTCGGACTGCCGTTCAGTCCGCTCTGCGATCGCAACAACACGCTCGTCGCCGAGTCGCAGATCTGTTTCATCGACTTCATCGTCGAGCCCAGCATGGGCGTCATGTCCGACATGCTCGAGTACATCCTGACCCCCATCGCCCCCGTACTAAAGACGAAGCCATTGCCGCTGCTGGAGCAAGACGGGGCCAGCCTGGTAGGCGGCTCCCGGCCCTCCGACCGTCGCACTGATGAGAAGTCCTCCGACTGCAGTGCCCCGCCCATGGCCCGCAAGAGCCTCACCGGCGGCACTACTAGCAAGTTCGTAGTACCCAAGCCCTGGCTTCTCTGTCTCGCCGAAAACAAAAAGATCTGGAAGGAGCAGGCTGTTAAAG ATGCCGAGAGCCGTGCTTTGGCCACCGCTGCAGAGGAAGCCGCTGCCAACGCCGCGGAAGACGGAGACAAGCCTGCAGCGGAAACGGAAGCTGGCGGCGaggaaacagcagcagcaacagaggcggaggcggcgGCAGATGGCGGTGCAGCCACCTAA
- the LOC108162501 gene encoding calcium/calmodulin-dependent 3',5'-cyclic nucleotide phosphodiesterase 1 isoform X9, giving the protein MQPSSPNASNYVPENVQVSSANPSTTDINAGRDSLEYFTNQSLNPTAHTSMSRENDNPQSHHSYENASNLSFGAIQWETESLPPVDTPDALNKAAGRIRSLLRRMDHETVAYEDMQRNLHYAARVLEAVFIDESSSESARQRCNGNCKNLNCSQHSHSRDQADSTVSGGEQQQDNNNSNSSCCLQKRSEEEEAQPGGTKTVAADNQASIESRTKGVSMAPQTHSGPTGPPPTATVTPGGAEETLTKTVPALETVTESALEEHSMETMTKPAATDTSAPPPPAVTSTTTATATSTTTTATSGSSTGEAVAAESVSSSSSCSNKATVHRQRRLRTPVWARSMSTNKTRLADEDDELSEVQPDAVPPEVREWLASTFTRQMATSRRKSDEKPKFRSVAHAIRAGIFVDRIYRRVSSSALMQFPPDVVKLLKNLDDWTFDVFALTEAASGQVVKYVAYDLLNRYGVIHKFKIAPGVLEAFLHRVEEGYCRYRNPYHNNLHAVDVMQTIHYCLCNTGLMNWLTDLEIFASLLAALLHDYEHTGTTNNFHVMSGSETALMYNDRAVLENHHVSASFRLLREDEYNILSHLSREEYREMRTLVIDMVLGTDMTNHFQQMKTMRNLLTLQEATIDKSKVLSLVLHCCDISHPAKQWGVHQRWTMLLLEEFFRQGDLEKELGLPFSPLCDRNNTLVAESQICFIDFIVEPSMGVMSDMLEYILTPIAPVLKTKPLPLLEQDGASLVGGSRPSDRRTDEKSSDCSAPPMARKSLTGGTTSKFVVPKPWLLCLAENKKIWKEQAVKDAESRALATAAEEAAANAAEDGDKPAAETEAGGEETAAATEAEAAADGGAAT; this is encoded by the exons ATGCAGCCCTCGTCGCCGAACGCGTCAAACTATGTGCCCGAGAATGTGCAGGTCTCGTCGGCCAATCCGTCAACAACCGATATAAACGCGGGTCGCGACTCCTTGGAATATTTCACTAATCAATCGCTCAATCCCACCGCCCATACCTCGATGTCACGGGAGAATGACAATCCGCAGTCGCACCATTCGTACGAGAACGCTTCGAATCTATCGTTCGGGGCGATACAATGGGAAACCGAAAGCCTTCCGCCAGTCGATACGCCAGATGCCCTTAACAAAGCGGCTGGGAG AATACGTAGTCTTCTCCGCCGCATGGATCACGAGACCGTTGCCTACGAGGACATGCAGCGCAATCTGCATTATGCGGCTCGTGTGCTCGAAGCGGTCTTCATAGACGAATCAAG CAGCGAGTCGGCCAGGCAGCGTTGCAACGGAAACTGCAAGAACCTCAACTGCAGCCAGCACAGCCACAGCCGTGACCAGGCGGACTCGACGGTATCCGGcggggagcagcagcaggataACAACAATTCCAACAGCAGCTGTTGCCTGCAGAAGAGGTCAGAGGAAGAGGAGGCCCAGCCGGGAGGCACAAAAACTGTGGCAGCTGACAATCAGGCCAGCATAGAGAGTCGCACCAAAGGCGTGTCTATGGCCCCACAGACGCACAGCGGGCCCACGGGTCCGCCACCGACAGCGACTGTGACACCTGGCGGCGCCGAAGAGACGCTGACAAAAACAGTGCCAGCACTCGAAACCGTGACAGAATCTGctctggaagagcactccatGGAAACGATGACAAAACCTGCAGCGACAGATACAAGTGCTCCACCTCCTCCGGCTGTTACCAGCACcacgacggcgacggcgacgtcgacgacgacgacggcaaCCAGTGGCAGCTCCACTGGGGAGGCGGTTGCGGCTGAAAGTGTTTCCAGCAGTAGCAGTTGCAGTAATAAAGCGACCGTGCACCGACAAAGACGCCTGCGTACACCGGTCTGGGCGAGATCTATGTCGACGAATAAAAC GCGCCTGGCCGACGAGGACGATGAATTATCGGAGGTGCAACCGGATGCAGTGCCACCGGAGGTGCGCGAGTGGTTGGCCTCCACGTTCACGCGCCAGATGGCCACCAGCCGCCGCAAGAGCGACGAGAAGCCCAAGTTCCGTTCGGTGGCCCATGCCATACGGGCTGGCATCTTTGTGGACCGCATTTACAGGCGCGTATCCAGCTCGGCATTGATGCAATTTCCACCCGATGTGGTCAAGCTACTTAAG AACCTGGATGACTGGACATTCGATGTTTTTGCTCTGACGGAGGCGGCCAGCGGACAGGTGGTCAAATATGTGGCCTACGACCTGTTGAATCGCTACGGAGTGATACACAAATTTAAGATTGCACCCGGCGTGCTGGAGGCGTTCCTACACCGCGTGGAGGAGGGCTACTGTCGGTACCGCAATCCGTACCACAACAATCTGCACGCGGTGGATGTGATGCAGACGATCCACTACTGTCTGTGCAACACGGGCCTGATGAACTGGCTGACGGACCTGGAGATATTCGCCTCGCTGCTGGCCGCCCTGCTGCACGATTACGAGCACACGGGCACCACCAACAACTTCCACGTGATGTCCGGCTCAGAGACGGCGCTGATGTACAACGACCGGGCGGTGCTGGAGAACCACCATGTGAGCGCCAGCTTCCGGCTGCTGCGGGAGGACGAGTACAACATATTGTCGCATTTGTCGCGCGAGGAGTACCGCGAGATGCGCACCTTGGTGATCGACATGGTGCTGGGCACCGACATGACCAATCACTTCCAGCAGATGAAGACAATGCGCAACCTGCTGACGCTGCAGGAGGCGACCATTGACAAGTCGAAGGTGCTGTCCCTGGTGCTGCACTGCTGTGATATCTCCCATCCGGCCAAACAGTGGGGCGTGCACCAGCGCTGGACCATGCTGTTGCTGGAGGAGTTCTTCCGCCAGGGCGACCTCGAGAAGGAGCTCGGACTGCCGTTCAGTCCGCTCTGCGATCGCAACAACACGCTCGTCGCCGAGTCGCAGATCTGTTTCATCGACTTCATCGTCGAGCCCAGCATGGGCGTCATGTCCGACATGCTCGAGTACATCCTGACCCCCATCGCCCCCGTACTAAAGACGAAGCCATTGCCGCTGCTGGAGCAAGACGGGGCCAGCCTGGTAGGCGGCTCCCGGCCCTCCGACCGTCGCACTGATGAGAAGTCCTCCGACTGCAGTGCCCCGCCCATGGCCCGCAAGAGCCTCACCGGCGGCACTACTAGCAAGTTCGTAGTACCCAAGCCCTGGCTTCTCTGTCTCGCCGAAAACAAAAAGATCTGGAAGGAGCAGGCTGTTAAAG ATGCCGAGAGCCGTGCTTTGGCCACCGCTGCAGAGGAAGCCGCTGCCAACGCCGCGGAAGACGGAGACAAGCCTGCAGCGGAAACGGAAGCTGGCGGCGaggaaacagcagcagcaacagaggcggaggcggcgGCAGATGGCGGTGCAGCCACCTAA
- the LOC108162505 gene encoding polycomb protein esc, translating to MSSDKVKNGNEHDSDDSCGDESASFTTNSTTSQSKSPTSSTRSKRWGRHSTKSKPKTVAAYKYDTHAKENHGASIFGVAFNTLLGKDEPQMFATAGSNRCTVYECPRKGGLQLVHCYADPDPDEVFYTCAWSYDLKSFAPLLAAAGYRGVVRVIDIEQNEAVGNYVGHGQAINELKFHPHKLQLLLSGSKDHAIRLWNIQTHVCIAIFGGVEAHRDEVLSIDFNMKGDRIVSSGMDHSLKLWCLDSPDFQHKVELSNTFSQEKSTMPFPTVTRHFPDFSTRDIHRNYVDCVQWFGNFVLSKSCENAIICWKPGQLHQSFEQVKPNDSSCTLIATFSYDECEIWFVRFGFNPWHKVIALGNQHGKVYVWELDPSDPEGAHMTTLHNQRSVSTVRQIAFSRDASILVYVCDDATVWRWNRPQAAAI from the exons ATGAGCAGTGATAAAGTGAAAAACGGCAACGAGCATGACTCCGACGACTCATGTGGC GATGAGTCGGCCAGTTTTACCACAAACAGCACCACATCGCAAAGCAAATCGCCGACGTCCAGCACGAGGAGCAAGCGCTGGGGGCGACACTCCACCAAATCGAAGCCAAAAACCGTAGCCGCTTACAAATACGA CACACATGCGAAGGAGAACCATGGAGCGAGCATTTTCGGCGTGGCCTTCAACACCCTGCTGGGCAAAGACGAGCCCCAAATGTTTGCTACAGCGGGCAGCAATCGGTGTACAGTGTACGAGTGCCCCAGGAAGGGCGGATTGCAGCTAGTGCACTGCTATGCCGATCCAGAC CCCGATGAAGTATTCTACACCTGCGCCTGGTCATATGATCTGAAGAGCTTTGCTCCGCTCCTAGCTGCTGCCGGCTATCGGGGCGTCGTTCGCGTGATAGACATTGAGCAGAACGAGGCTGTTGGCAACTACGTTGGCCATGGCCAGGCCATCAACGAGCTCAAGTTCCATCCGCATAAGCTGCAACTGTTGCTCTCCGGCAGCAAGGATCACGCCATACGGCTGTGGAACATACAAACCCACGTCTGCATTGCCATCTTCGGTGGAGTCGAAGCCCATCGCGATGAAGTGCTCTCGATAGACTTCAACATGAAGGGCGATCGCATCGTTTCCAGTGGGATGGATCACTCCCTGAAGCTGTGGTGCCTCGACAGCCCGGACTTTCAGCACAAAGTCGAGCTATCGAACACATTCAGCCAGGAGAAGTCGACAATGCCGTTTCCCACAGTGACCAGGCATTTCCCCGACTTTTCCACGCGCGACATCCATCGAAACTATGTGGACTGCGTTCAGTGGTTCGGCAACTTTGTGCTGTCAAAATCCTGCGAGAACGCCATCATCTGCTGGAAGCCGGGACAGCTGCACCAATCCTTTGAGCAGGTCAAGCCCAACGACTCATCGTGCACCCTCATCGCTACGTTCAGCTACGACGAGTGTGAGATTTGGTTTGTGCGCTTCGGCTTCAATCCCTGGCACAAAGTCATCGCCTTGGGCAACCAGCATGGCAAGGTTTACGTATGGGAACTGGATCCCAGCGATCCGGAAGGAGCACACATGACGACGCTGCACAACCAGCGGAGTGTGTCCACGGTGCGGCAGATAGCCTTCTCCCGAGACGCCAGCATCTTGGTCTATGTGTGCGATGATGCCACCGTGTGGCGCTGGAACCGACCTCAGGCGGCGGCCATTTGA
- the LOC108162506 gene encoding ovomucoid-like: MRFFALIALCLFALLSLTVAQEADFCPCPRNFEPVCGSDSRTYSNKCDLECQATKASRQGRSITLIKEGRC, translated from the coding sequence ATGCGTTTCTTTGCTCTGATCGCCCTCTGCCTGTTCGCCCTGCTGTCGCTCACCGTGGCCCAGGAGGCGGACTTCTGCCCGTGTCCCCGCAACTTTGAGCCCGTCTGCGGCTCGGACTCCAGGACCTACAGCAACAAGTGCGATCTGGAGTGCCAGGCCACCAAGGCCTCCCGTCAGGGCCGCAGCATCACGCTCATCAAAGAGGGAAGATGCTGA
- the LOC108162507 gene encoding serine protease inhibitor Kazal-type 1, giving the protein MKFLSILVALCLLLALAIAPIQADDDLSAEKDGQTLRKFCPCPRNFDPVCASNMVTYPNRCEYNCVRREAERQGRNLGFLRSGQC; this is encoded by the coding sequence ATGAAATTCCTGAGCATTCTGGTGGCCCTGTGCCTCCTCCTGGCCCTGGCCATAGCACCCATTCAGGCGGACGACGACTTATCCGCAGAAAAGGACGGCCAGACACTGCGCAAGTTCTGTCCCTGTCCCAGGAACTTCGATCCCGTGTGTGCCTCCAATATGGTGACATATCCCAATCGATGCGAATACAATTGTGTGCGTCGGGAGGCGGAGCGTCAGGGACGCAATCTGGGATTCCTACGCTCTGGTCAATGCTAA